In Rhizoctonia solani chromosome 7, complete sequence, one DNA window encodes the following:
- a CDS encoding Transposon Ty3-G Gag-Pol polyprotein, protein MDSNKKPLLFLDITLCDFPTDPIKTLIDSGATSNFISLALVKKLKIPKTLLENPQVVRMLDSTISQTGCIWHQVQLAVLANSHPHSIPFLVCPIGNTPAILGMTWLTQESPLIDWSLGTITFPDQVQIASEEEADPNLLADLPTQYHEFAKVFGEEEFKVLPPHREYNIAIDLTLDAKLSPGPIYSMTDAESKALKQHIDKKLATVL, encoded by the coding sequence ATGGACTCAAACAAGAAACCACTCCTATTCTTAGACATAACACTGTGTGATTTTCCAACAGACcctatcaaaaccctcattgactcaggcgctaCCTCCAACTTTATATCCCTGGCCTTAGTCAAAAAGctaaaaatcccaaaaaccctacttgaaaatccacaagtagtgagaatgttagacagtactatatcccagactggctgcatttggcaccaggtccaactTGCAGTTTTGGCCAACAGCCACCCACactccattcctttccttgtatgCCCCATAGGGAACACCCCTGCCatcctaggcatgacttggctgactcaggagtcacccctCATTGATTGGTCCCTAGGTACCATTACTTTCCCTGACCAAGTACAAATAgcctcagaggaagaagcagaccccaATCTGTTGGCAGACCTTCCCACAcaataccatgaatttgccaaagtatttggggaggaagagttcaaggtGCTCcccccacatagggagtacaaCATTGCAATTGACCTCACCCTGGATGCCAAGCTCTCCCCTGGACCAATTTACAGCATGACAGATGCGGAGTCCAAGGCactgaaacaacacattgacaagaAACTAGCaacagtgttgtag
- a CDS encoding Retrotransposable element Tf2 protein, with protein MGYDTIKLSKVSLKRVTRLLLGLLGHVEQLEREIAKIKEAGVETQTNVENISQTIDVVKDGLRSLQLQGPRTPEGPQPKTMEETPRPIPKTEPIGLVSRPPFWTEQPRELVPIAQPTPRRTIPLQVPSPPTSPRLQSPIGAPAPHPPAPAAHYPAPVKVDHPDAYTGKIGSKAKQWLTRMLAWTCHNLQMFPTNQEVLSFLLMNMKDSAGAWAHPHLNQLGSHWVIIQTVEGFKLEFLAAFGNPDATRAAKQKITTLTQSSTCADYITKFRTLAMELDWNNAALRGQFACGLHWEVSRQIATCKHRPQTLLKLQNAALVINNALHEERASHLPRDSKSSKQPNPARGTSTGQSTTGSKRLSNDPNFVSEEERNCCRAVGACIKCSKMGHKFAECPTGWKATPIEDKGKAKETAKTGKDSKYQLGKDSPNKISPLFTISITPEKQAEPLEVLIDSGATSSFLHPRTAELLRLPLIDLPKPHTITMLDGSSPQAGKIWKKAVLTFSLDGKQMTETFLICNTGSHAAILGLKWLDAHNPEIDWNMRTLTFPQAPPEHVAIAEEEEADKNPLEGVPPEYHQYAKVFGEEEFNKLPPHRHYDIGIKLTKEGPLNSPLYSMTNAESATLKDWLRDKLKAGKIRPSKSSISSPVMFVPKKDGSRCLVVNYCCLNNWTKKNVYPLPQPNDLMAQLCGAKVFTKLDLQWGYNNVQVKEGDEWKTAFCTKYGLYKSLVMTFGLTNAPATFQHFMDKLFKDLLDVCVIIYLDDILIVVHHCKLFCKASKCTFHVTAIEYLGIMVLDKGFSLDKLKIQAVQEWPTPTKVKEVQSFLGFANFLQRFVANFSHMARPLHNLVKKDTPWKWETKEEEAFQGLKNAITNAPVLCHANPTKPYFLETDTLGAALGSILSQQQDDGRLHPLGFLSESFKGAEQNYDTHDKELLAIICSFEYWCIFLEGTNHPITIFTNHWNLEYWKELQTFNWHHAQWHLLLAGYNFQITMLPDPVFANLALVTPEKELQCQSEATLDQDESLEEILQFLQNKSKVPPTIKQAFKDYQMEAGLLFYQGQIVVPDVGTLRTDLLQIFHDSPLASHPGRQQTLELVSQDYYWPGICTNTYWHVDLCETCQQIKKPKYVPIPPQPLETPTRPWQHVPYNMIVDLPKDGNHNSILVVVDSFTKYRIFVKCSKKLKAPKLAEIFLEHVWKWHGMPEKTILDRGRVFNNKFLTALYKCLGIDPHFSLAYHPQSNGQTEQVNPSIEHFLRAYSGLNQQDWTKWLPMAEFAYNNAVHSSTRRTPFKALYGWEPTLTPSNVPMDVPKANNLAQRMEAQWKEVEAALRQSKTKMTAGKEGSPINFEIREEAWLDARNVNFKTLSPKLTEQCLGLFKVIKKVSDHAYQLELPPTMCIHNVFYVGLLSKVKRDNKRAFKNHPPPVTMDGEEEYKVEGITDMEERNREWFFRVKWKGYRSEENTWEQRENLKNTKKILKIFEKEMKKKALGATKALKGGADTKDNIPDNLEAIFAASIKIDNTCCKNKENRPKKAGKPLVTATTTTSTNTIQWVCLLEDPNYVTPEERDRCHALGLCVKCGQKGHGIKQCPNGWKATIKEMAKIAQEELEKE; from the exons atgggttatgacactaTCAAACTCAGCAAAGTATCCCTCAAGCGCGTCacacgcctcctccttggcctccttggccatgtTGAACAGCTTGAAAGGGAAATTgccaaaatcaaggaagcaggggttgAGACCCAAACCAATGTTGAGAACATATCTCAAACcattgatgttgtcaaggatgggcttagaagcctccaacttcAAGGACCCCGCACACCTGAGGGTCCCCAGCCAAAGACCATGGAAGAAACACCACGCCCCATACCAAAAACtgagcctattggattggttaGTAGGCCACCCTTCTGGACAGAACAACCAAGGGAGCTTGTCCCCATTGCCCAGCCAACACCAAGAAGAACCATACCCctgcaagtcccatctccccctacatctccgcgtctccaatccccaattggagcCCCTGCCCCTCACCCaccggctccagcagcccaTTACCCCGCTCCAGTCAAAGTTGACCACCCTgatgcctacacaggcaaaatagggagcaaggCTAAGCAATGGTTAACCCGGATGCTAGCCTGGACCTGCCACAATTTGcagatgttcccaaccaatcaggaggttcTGTCCTTCCttctgatgaatatgaaggactccgctggggcctgggcccatccacaCCTCAACCAGCTTGGTTCACACTGGGTCATCATTCAAACAGTTGAAGGGTTCAAACTGgagttcctggcagcatttggcaaccctgatgccacaagggccgccaagCAGAAGATCACCACCCTAACCCAGTCCAGCACGTGTGCAgactacatcacaaagttcagaaccctagccatggaactggactggaacaatgcaGCCCTTAGGGGTCAGTTTGCCTgtggcctccattgggaggtcagccgccaaattgcaACTTGCAAACACCGCCCCCAAACCCTTctcaagctgcagaatgcagcacttgtcatcaatAATGCCCTCCATGAGGAACGTGCTAGCCACCTGCCAAGGGACAGTAAGTCTAGCAAGCAACCAAAccctgcaagggggacaagtaccggccagtcAACTACTGGTTCAAAGAGACTCTCCaatgaccccaactttgtgtcagAAGAGGAAAGAAATTGCTGCCGCGCCGTTGGCGCTTGTATTAAATGCAgtaaaatgggccacaagtttgcggaatgccccacgggctggaaggccacccctatagaggataaggggaaagccaaggaaaccgccaaaactggcaaagactccaagtaccaattgggaaaaga tagCCCAAATAAAATCTcaccactcttcacaatttcaatcaCACCAGAAAAACAAGCAGAACctttagaagtcctgatagattcaggcgccacatcctcCTTCCTACACCCACGCACTGCagaactactccgcctcccactcattgacctaCCCAAACCCCATACCattactatgcttgatgggtcaagcccccaggccggcaaaatctggaagaaggcagttctaaccttctcccttgatggcaaacaaatgactgagaccttcctcatctgtaacacagggtctcatgctgctatcttgggattgaagtggttggatgcccacaacccagaaattgattggaacatgcGCACCCTTACCTTCCCCCAAGCCCCGccagaacatgtggccattgctgaagaggaagaagctgataagaacccccttgaaggagtacccccagaataccaccaatatgccaaggtatttggggaggaagaattcaataagcttcccccacaccggcattatgacattgggatCAAACTCACCAAAGAAGGACCCCTCAACTCCCCCCTTTACAGTATGACCAATGCTGAGTCTGCTACATtaaaggactggctcagggacaagttGAAGGCAGGaaaaatccgccccagcaaatcttctatcagctcccctgtgatgtttgtaccaaaaaaggatggctcccgctGTTTGGTTGTCAACTACTGTTGCCTCAACAACTggacaaagaagaatgtTTACCCCCTGCCACAACCCaatgaccttatggcccagctctgcggcgccaaggtctttactaaATTGGACctacaatggggttacaacaatgtccaagtcaaggaaggtgatgaatggaaaaccgccttctgcaccaagtacggcctttACAAATCCCtagtcatgacctttggcctgaccaATGCTCCTGCCaccttccagcacttcatggaCAAACTCTTCAAGGAtctactggatgtatgcgtgatCATCTACCTAGATGACATCCttattgttgtacaccactgtaag ctattctgtaaGGCCTCAAAATGtaccttccatgtcaccGCCATAGAATACTTGGGCATCATGGTCTTGGATAAAGGGttcagtctggataagctcaaaatccaagcAGTGCAGGAATGGCCCACACCAaccaaggttaaggaagtacaatccttccttgggtttgccaactttcTACAAcggtttgttgccaatttcagtcacatggccaggcccctacataacctggtcaagaaggacacaCCGTGGAAGTGGGAAACaaaggaagaggaagcattccaagggctAAAAAACGccattaccaacgcccctgtaCTCTGCCATGCCAACCCCACAAAGCCCTATTTTCTTGAGACAGACACATTGGGAGCAGCCTTGGGTTCTATACTGAGTCAACAACAGGATGATGGACGCCTACACCCTCTAGGTTTCTTGTCAGAATCCTTCAAAGGGGCAGAACaaaactatgacacacatgacaaggaacttctTGCCATCATCTGCTCTTTTGAATACTGGTGCATCTTCCTAGAAGGGACAAACCACCCCATCACCATTTTTACCAACCActggaacttggaatactggaaagAGTTGCAAACCTTTAACTGGCACCACGCCCAATGGCACCTCCTACTGGCTggctataacttccaaatt accatgctccctgaCCCCGTATTTGCCAACTTAGCTTTAGTAACGCCTGAAAAGGAACTCCAATGCCAAAGTGAAGCCACCCTAGACCAGGATGAATCCTTAGAGGAAATTCTGCAGTTCCTCCAGAACAAATCAAAGGTGCCTCCAACCATCAAACAGGCATTTAAAGACTATCAGATGGAAGCAGgcctactcttctaccaGGGTCAAATTGTGGTCCCTGATGTTGGAACCCTAAGAACGGATCTCCTCCAGAttttccatgacagcccatTAGCCAGTCACCCAGGCAGGCAACAGACCCTAGAACTGGTTTCACAagattactactggccagggATTTGCACCAATacatactggcatgtggatttGTGTGAAACATGTCAACAGATCAAGAAGCCCAAATATGTGCCCATTCCACCTCAACCTCTTGAAACCCCTactagaccctggcaacatgtgccttacaatatgatagtagaccttcCCAAAGACGGAAACCACAACTCAATCTTAGTTGTGGTTGATAGCTTTACTAAGTACAGgatatttgtcaaatgctccaagaaatTGAAGGCCCCCAAGCTAGCAGAAATATTCCTGGAGCATGTCTGGAAATGGCATGGTATGCCTGAAAAAACAATCTTGGATAGAGGAAGGGTCTTtaacaacaaattcctgacGGCACTGTACAAATGCCTGGGAATAgatccccacttctccttggcataccacccccagagcaatgggcaaacagaacaagtcaacccttctattgaacacttcctcagaGCATACTCAGGGTTAAATCAACAGGACTGGACCAAGTGGCTCCctatggcggaatttgcttATAATAATGCTGTACATAGTAGTACCAGGAGAACCCCATTTAAAGCcctgtatggatgggaacctaccCTAACTCCGTCCAACGTACCAATGGACGTCCCCAAAGCCAACAACCTAGCCCAACgcatggaagcacaatggaaggaggtggaagcagcactccggcaatccaaGACAAAGATGACTGCTGGGAAAGAGGGAAGCCCAATAAACTTTGAAATCagagaagaagcctggcttgACGCCAGAAACGTCAACTTCAAAACCCTGAGCCCCAAACTAACGGAACAATGCCTGGGGCTATTCAAGGTTATCAAAAAGGTCTCTGACCATGCTTACCAACTTGAGTTGCCACCCACAATGTGCATCCATAATGTTTTCTATGTGGGATTACTATCTAAGGTTAAAAGGGACAACAAACGCGCCTTCAAGAACCATCCACCTCCAGTCACCATggatggggaggaagaatacaaagtagaagggataacagacatggaagaaaggaacagaGAGTGGTTCTTTAgagttaaatggaaaggctacagatcagaggaaaatacctgggaacaaagggaaaacctcaaaaacacCAAAAAAATTCTAAAAATTTTTGAGAAGGaaatgaagaagaaggcccttggcgccaccaaggcccttaaagggggggca gacaccaaGGATAATATTCCTGACAATCTTGAAGCTATCTTTGCGGCCTCAATAAAAATAGACAATACTTGCTgcaaaaacaaggagaacagGCCCAAGAAAGCAGGCAAGCCCCTGGTCACCGCAACCACTACCACTTCTACCAACACCATACAATGGGTCTGCCTATTGGAAGACCCCAATTATGTTACaccagaagaaagggaccgttGCCACGCCTTGGGACTCTGTGTCAAATGTGGGCAGAAGGgccatggcatcaaacaatgccccaatggatggaaggccacaaTCAAAGAAATGGCAAAAATAGCTCAGGAGGAGTTGGAAAAAGAATAA